Proteins co-encoded in one Capnocytophaga ochracea DSM 7271 genomic window:
- the infB gene encoding translation initiation factor IF-2: MSEGKKIRLSKVLKEFNISMVTAVEYLKKEKGIEIESNPNTSITEDIVKFLSNKFNADKSKREVSKEIVEDKRKEREAIRIEQEKENQEKRKQQEQEVIKAKAQLAGLKPMGKIDLEGSNRKDGIAPVQETPKTEVTAPKQEVTTSKTETTTPKQEATPGTVQSQSPAKDKKKDNNKPDAQKNKSAYQNPLAQTVATQKKKEQQNHNPKEELTTEIPAGVIETQYQKLTGPKVVGEKIDLSQFEKKKKKRKRTRHKDKDKETQTTVNSTTDATGDSEKRKRKRIRKDEVNVAKGGDNAKKEKKNKIIAKIEPSEEEVQKQVRETLERLQGKGTKSKGAKYRKEKRETHRQKVEQELAEQEQQEKILKVTEFVTVNELATMMDVPINKVIGACMSLGIMVTMNQRLDAETLSIVADEFGYEVEFATANIEEAIHTEEDQPEDLVPRAPIVTVMGHVDHGKTSLLDYIRKENVIAGESGGITQHIGAYSVKLESGERITFLDTPGHEAFTAMRARGTKVTDIAIIVVAADDDVMPQTKEAISHAQAAGVPIIFAINKIDKPNANPDKIKEHLATMNLLVEEWGGKIQSQDISAKQGIGVSELLEKVLLEAEILELKANPNKPAVGTVVEAALDKGRGYVSTILVESGTLHVGDYVLAGTNSGKIRAMHDERGKKVKEAGPSTPISILGLDGAPQAGDKFYVFEDEKEAKQIVAKRAQLQREQSVRTQRHITLDEIGRRIALGDFKQLNIILKGDVDGSVEALTDSFQKLSTEEIQVSIIHKGVGAITESDVLLASASDAIIIGFNVRPMTNARALAEKESIDIRTYSIIYDAINDLKDAMEGMLSPVFKEEVTGTVEIRELFKISKVGTIAGCMVTDGKIYRNSKIRLLRDNVVIYTGELSSLKRFKDDVKEVSKGYDCGLQIKNYNDIHEGDVIEAFQEVAVKKKL; the protein is encoded by the coding sequence ATGAGCGAGGGAAAAAAAATAAGATTAAGCAAAGTTTTAAAGGAGTTCAATATCTCTATGGTAACAGCCGTAGAATATCTGAAGAAGGAGAAAGGGATAGAAATAGAATCTAACCCTAATACTTCTATTACAGAAGATATTGTAAAGTTCCTTTCGAACAAATTTAACGCCGACAAGAGTAAGCGTGAGGTTTCAAAAGAGATAGTGGAAGACAAACGCAAAGAGCGCGAGGCTATCCGCATAGAGCAAGAGAAAGAAAACCAAGAGAAGCGCAAACAGCAGGAGCAAGAAGTAATAAAAGCTAAAGCTCAACTGGCTGGACTCAAACCTATGGGTAAAATAGACCTCGAAGGAAGTAATAGAAAAGATGGGATAGCTCCTGTTCAAGAAACGCCTAAAACAGAAGTTACTGCTCCAAAACAGGAAGTAACTACTTCTAAAACAGAGACAACAACCCCGAAGCAAGAAGCAACTCCTGGAACAGTGCAATCTCAGTCGCCTGCCAAGGACAAGAAAAAAGACAACAACAAACCCGACGCTCAAAAGAATAAATCTGCTTATCAAAATCCATTGGCACAAACCGTTGCTACGCAAAAGAAGAAGGAACAACAGAACCATAACCCTAAGGAAGAACTCACCACTGAAATCCCTGCAGGTGTGATTGAAACTCAATACCAAAAGCTCACAGGTCCTAAAGTAGTGGGTGAGAAAATAGACCTTAGTCAGTTTGAGAAAAAGAAGAAAAAACGCAAACGCACTCGTCACAAAGACAAGGATAAAGAGACTCAAACTACTGTTAATAGCACTACTGATGCTACCGGCGACAGCGAAAAACGCAAACGCAAACGCATTCGCAAAGATGAAGTGAATGTAGCTAAAGGTGGTGACAACGCAAAGAAAGAGAAGAAAAACAAGATTATTGCCAAAATAGAACCTTCCGAAGAAGAAGTACAAAAACAAGTGCGCGAGACCCTTGAGCGCTTGCAAGGTAAAGGTACAAAATCTAAGGGGGCTAAATACCGCAAAGAAAAACGAGAAACACACCGACAAAAGGTAGAACAAGAGCTTGCTGAACAAGAACAACAAGAGAAAATACTAAAAGTAACCGAGTTTGTAACAGTAAACGAACTGGCTACAATGATGGACGTGCCTATCAATAAGGTGATTGGTGCGTGTATGTCTCTCGGTATTATGGTAACAATGAACCAGCGTCTTGATGCCGAAACTCTCTCGATAGTAGCTGATGAGTTTGGCTATGAGGTGGAATTTGCAACAGCTAACATCGAAGAAGCTATCCATACCGAAGAAGATCAACCTGAAGATTTAGTACCTCGTGCACCTATTGTTACTGTAATGGGGCACGTAGACCACGGTAAAACATCGCTCTTAGACTACATTCGTAAAGAAAATGTAATCGCAGGAGAAAGTGGCGGTATTACTCAGCACATTGGGGCTTACAGCGTGAAATTAGAAAGTGGTGAACGTATCACTTTCCTTGATACTCCTGGTCACGAAGCCTTTACCGCTATGCGTGCCCGTGGTACCAAAGTAACCGATATTGCTATTATTGTGGTAGCTGCCGATGACGATGTGATGCCTCAAACCAAAGAGGCTATTAGTCACGCACAAGCCGCAGGAGTACCTATTATCTTTGCCATTAACAAGATTGATAAACCGAATGCGAACCCCGATAAAATTAAAGAACACTTGGCGACTATGAACCTTCTCGTAGAAGAATGGGGCGGTAAAATACAGTCGCAGGATATTTCGGCAAAGCAAGGTATCGGTGTATCTGAACTATTGGAAAAAGTACTCTTAGAAGCTGAAATTCTTGAACTGAAAGCAAATCCCAACAAACCGGCGGTAGGTACTGTAGTGGAAGCAGCTCTTGACAAAGGTCGTGGTTATGTATCTACTATATTGGTAGAATCGGGTACGTTGCACGTAGGCGACTATGTACTGGCAGGTACCAACTCTGGTAAAATACGTGCTATGCACGACGAACGAGGTAAGAAGGTAAAAGAAGCAGGCCCCTCTACTCCTATTTCTATCTTAGGATTGGACGGTGCTCCACAAGCAGGTGATAAATTCTACGTATTCGAAGACGAAAAAGAAGCCAAACAGATTGTAGCTAAACGCGCTCAATTACAACGCGAACAATCAGTACGTACGCAACGCCACATCACCCTCGACGAGATAGGGCGACGCATTGCTCTCGGTGACTTCAAACAGTTGAATATTATTCTTAAAGGTGACGTAGACGGCTCAGTAGAAGCTCTTACCGACTCTTTCCAAAAGCTCTCTACTGAAGAGATACAAGTGTCTATCATTCATAAAGGCGTGGGAGCGATTACCGAGTCTGATGTATTATTGGCTTCTGCCTCCGATGCTATTATCATTGGTTTCAACGTTCGTCCGATGACTAACGCACGCGCCTTGGCAGAAAAAGAATCTATCGATATCCGTACCTACTCTATCATCTACGACGCTATCAACGACCTCAAAGACGCAATGGAAGGAATGCTTTCTCCTGTCTTCAAAGAAGAGGTTACCGGTACTGTAGAAATACGCGAACTCTTCAAGATTTCTAAAGTAGGAACCATTGCGGGCTGTATGGTAACCGATGGTAAAATCTACCGCAACTCTAAGATACGTCTATTGCGTGACAATGTGGTGATTTATACGGGTGAACTTTCTTCACTCAAACGTTTCAAAGACGATGTAAAAGAGGTGAGCAAAGGTTATGATTGCGGTTTGCAGATCAAGAACTATAACGACATTCACGAAGGTGACGTGATAGAAGCCTTCCAAGAAGTAGCTGTAAAGAAGAAACTGTAA
- the nusA gene encoding transcription termination factor NusA, which produces MNSLELIESFSEFKDDKLINRETLMAILEEVFRNTLKKKYGSDDNFDIIINPDKGDLQIFRNRVVVEDGAVTNDNQQIELSVARKIEPDFEVGEDVSEEIKIDDLGRRAILALRQNLISKIHEYDSMTIYQRFKDLIGQLYVAEIHHIRHKAIILLDDEGNEIILPKEKQIPSDFFKKGEHVRGIIESVELKSTKPTIIMSRTSPLFLERLFEQEIPEIADGLITINRVVRIPGEKAKVAVDSFDDRIDAVGACVGVRGSRIHGIVRELGNENIDVLPFTNNPQLLITRALAPARVSSVVINEEEKRADVYLANEEVSKAIGKSGYNIRLASQLSGYEIDVYREGATEEDIELSEFNDEIEEWVIEELQKAGLDTAKSVLELSAEDLMQRTDLEEETVNEVLRILAEEFE; this is translated from the coding sequence ATGAATAGTCTTGAATTAATCGAATCATTCTCGGAGTTTAAAGATGATAAACTCATCAACCGCGAAACCTTGATGGCTATTTTGGAAGAGGTTTTCCGCAATACCCTAAAAAAGAAATATGGCTCTGACGATAATTTCGATATTATTATCAACCCCGATAAAGGCGACCTACAAATCTTCCGTAACCGTGTGGTAGTGGAAGACGGTGCAGTAACGAATGACAATCAGCAAATTGAACTTTCGGTGGCTCGCAAAATTGAACCCGACTTTGAGGTGGGGGAAGACGTTTCAGAAGAAATTAAAATTGATGACTTGGGCCGCCGTGCTATATTGGCATTGCGCCAAAACTTGATTTCTAAAATTCACGAATACGATAGTATGACTATTTATCAGCGTTTCAAAGACCTGATAGGTCAGCTATACGTAGCCGAAATACACCATATCCGCCACAAAGCCATCATCTTGTTAGACGACGAAGGCAATGAGATTATCCTTCCTAAGGAAAAACAAATTCCGTCGGACTTCTTTAAGAAAGGTGAGCACGTGCGCGGAATTATCGAATCAGTAGAGCTGAAAAGTACCAAACCTACCATTATTATGTCGCGTACCTCTCCTCTATTCTTGGAGCGTTTGTTCGAACAAGAAATCCCCGAGATTGCCGACGGGCTTATCACTATTAACAGGGTGGTACGTATCCCAGGAGAGAAAGCAAAAGTGGCTGTAGATTCATTCGACGATCGTATTGATGCGGTAGGTGCGTGCGTAGGTGTGCGTGGGTCTCGTATTCACGGTATTGTGCGCGAGTTGGGCAATGAGAATATCGATGTATTACCATTCACCAATAACCCACAACTGCTCATCACCCGTGCTTTGGCTCCTGCGCGTGTATCTTCAGTGGTTATCAACGAAGAAGAAAAACGTGCTGATGTGTATTTAGCAAATGAAGAAGTTTCGAAAGCCATTGGTAAATCGGGCTATAACATTCGCTTGGCGAGTCAGCTTTCAGGCTATGAAATCGATGTATATCGCGAAGGGGCAACCGAAGAAGATATCGAGCTTAGCGAGTTTAACGACGAAATTGAAGAATGGGTGATTGAAGAACTGCAAAAAGCAGGACTTGATACAGCTAAGAGTGTATTGGAACTTTCTGCCGAAGATCTAATGCAACGCACTGACCTCGAAGAAGAGACTGTAAACGAAGTGCTACGCATTTTGGCGGAAGAGTTTGAATAG
- the rimP gene encoding ribosome assembly cofactor RimP has product MNFKDQVKELVNKALSEHPELFLTDLSVGTDNTIRVTIDGDKGVGIDDCIELSRAIENSLDREAMDFALEVTSFGATEPFVMERQYAKNAGRTVQITTLDGKTHEGLLKGIAEGNVIIETETREPKPVGKGKITVKKEHLFALTDIKETKIIIKF; this is encoded by the coding sequence ATGAATTTCAAAGACCAAGTTAAAGAGTTAGTTAATAAGGCTTTAAGCGAGCACCCTGAACTGTTTCTAACCGATTTAAGCGTAGGAACTGACAATACCATTCGCGTGACTATCGACGGGGATAAGGGCGTGGGTATTGACGATTGTATAGAGCTTAGCCGTGCTATTGAGAACTCTTTAGACCGCGAGGCGATGGATTTTGCCTTGGAGGTTACTTCGTTCGGCGCTACTGAACCTTTTGTAATGGAACGCCAATACGCCAAAAATGCAGGTAGAACTGTGCAAATCACAACACTCGACGGTAAAACACACGAAGGCTTACTAAAAGGCATTGCTGAGGGCAATGTGATTATAGAAACTGAAACTCGTGAACCGAAGCCCGTAGGCAAAGGTAAAATCACTGTAAAAAAAGAGCACTTGTTTGCGCTCACCGATATAAAAGAAACTAAAATAATCATTAAATTTTAA
- a CDS encoding universal stress protein yields MKNILVTTDFSEKSIASLHVAMSLAKQHNAKVYVLHAIELPIRLMTESQVSVPEAMYFLNLTKQRFNDLKKEIDTSVEVIDLVETAPLPEAVEEVVKKYHIDLVFMGSNGASGAKELFIGSNAEKVVRSASVPVLVIKNPHEKLKIKHMMFGCDFSKRFLKPFEKALKLAKVFGAKVDLVYVNTPYQFLTTSEINKRMEEFLKEAEHARQHFETHVYNDIRVETGILNYVKENDIDLICMFPNGRKGIAHFFNGSISSDLVNHSSTPVLTIKVEK; encoded by the coding sequence ATGAAAAACATTTTAGTAACCACCGATTTTTCAGAAAAGTCAATCGCTTCACTACACGTTGCGATGAGCTTAGCCAAGCAACACAATGCCAAAGTATATGTGTTGCACGCCATTGAACTTCCTATCCGCTTAATGACCGAAAGTCAAGTATCGGTTCCCGAAGCGATGTATTTCCTCAATCTCACTAAGCAGCGTTTCAACGACCTTAAAAAGGAAATTGACACCAGTGTCGAAGTGATTGACCTTGTTGAAACCGCTCCGCTACCCGAAGCTGTGGAAGAAGTTGTAAAGAAATACCATATCGACCTCGTGTTTATGGGCTCTAATGGGGCTTCAGGCGCCAAAGAACTCTTTATAGGCTCTAATGCTGAAAAAGTAGTCCGCTCTGCCTCTGTGCCTGTATTGGTAATTAAAAATCCACACGAAAAGCTCAAAATTAAACATATGATGTTTGGTTGCGATTTCTCTAAACGATTTTTAAAACCTTTTGAAAAGGCATTGAAACTTGCTAAAGTATTTGGTGCTAAGGTTGATTTGGTGTATGTTAATACTCCTTACCAATTCCTCACTACTTCCGAAATAAACAAACGTATGGAAGAGTTTCTTAAAGAAGCTGAACACGCTCGTCAGCATTTTGAAACACACGTTTATAACGATATTCGTGTAGAAACAGGAATCTTAAACTATGTGAAGGAAAATGATATAGACCTTATCTGTATGTTCCCTAACGGACGTAAGGGTATTGCTCACTTCTTCAATGGAAGTATCAGTAGCGACCTTGTAAATCACTCCAGCACACCAGTGCTCACTATTAAAGTGGAAAAGTAG
- a CDS encoding isochorismatase family protein codes for MTTENTQLVILDIQGKLSQIVYKSEEVLHNSRILIEGSKLLELPIIWVEQMPDKLGATHPVIAEILEGKTSVKKSSFSAWGNAEFRKELRANNRKHILLIGIETHICIYQTALDLLAEGYEVSVIADAVSSRTESNKHIGLTMLRDAGATLLSTEAVLFALLRTAEHPRFKEIARLVK; via the coding sequence ATGACAACAGAAAATACACAATTGGTAATCCTTGATATTCAGGGGAAGTTATCACAAATCGTTTATAAATCGGAAGAGGTGTTGCACAACAGCAGGATTCTTATTGAGGGAAGCAAGCTCTTAGAGCTTCCTATCATTTGGGTGGAACAAATGCCCGATAAGTTGGGTGCTACTCACCCTGTAATTGCTGAGATATTAGAAGGCAAAACCTCCGTGAAGAAAAGTAGCTTTTCAGCTTGGGGTAATGCTGAGTTCCGCAAAGAGCTTAGGGCTAACAACCGCAAGCACATATTGCTCATAGGTATTGAAACTCATATCTGTATTTACCAAACTGCGCTCGATTTACTCGCTGAAGGTTATGAAGTATCCGTAATTGCCGATGCAGTATCTTCGCGTACCGAAAGCAATAAGCATATCGGGCTCACAATGCTACGCGATGCAGGAGCTACTCTATTAAGCACCGAAGCGGTACTCTTTGCCCTCTTGCGCACTGCCGAGCATCCGCGATTTAAAGAAATAGCGAGATTAGTGAAATAA
- a CDS encoding M3 family metallopeptidase, producing MFQTPYNAAPFSRFAPTDYLPAIQKAIAKSLKEIDTIAHNPEVPTYMNTIQPLAYVGLELDRLTAMFFNLNSAETNEALQAEAQRISPLLTDYSNDIRLNEALFKRVETVYKTRNYLSASPEQHTLLEKTYKSFTRNGANLSLNDKEHLRRIDKELARLKLKFSENVLAETQHYQWVISHKEELSGLPDFVLEMLATEAKKHHKEGWVITLDLPVYTAVMKYANNRELRRKLFIDYHSRCAGDSAYNNEANVLRIAELRAQRASLLGYPDYASLVLEERMAETSEKVMDFLNKLLAKAKPQAIKELEELKAFSGLDDFQQWDFAYYAEKLKQQRYQIDDSLLKPYLSLDKAVEGMFAVAHKLYGLHFTLTDEVEKYHPEVQTYKVTDDKGEYLALFYTDFFPRTGKRNGAWMTSYKEQYTDTEGKDSRPHISIVCNFTRPTASAPSLLTFNELTTLFHEFGHALHGMLSKVTYPSLSGTNVARDFVELPSQLMENWCYEEETLRLFATHYQTGEPLPIEWVQKIKEASVFMEGLLSVRQLNFGFLDMAWHTYPHLERLEDVHTFEQTVTKETQLYPTMEAMCISPAFSHIFSGGYAAGYYSYKWSEVLDADAFEVFKEASIFNTEVATRFRGEVLSKGSSEKEMTLYKRFRGKEPSIDALMRRAGFDLDKR from the coding sequence ATGTTCCAAACACCTTATAACGCAGCGCCCTTTTCGCGCTTTGCTCCTACCGACTATCTACCAGCGATCCAAAAAGCTATTGCCAAAAGCCTCAAAGAAATCGATACCATTGCTCATAATCCAGAAGTGCCTACCTATATGAATACAATACAGCCTTTGGCTTATGTGGGATTAGAACTCGACCGACTTACCGCGATGTTCTTCAACTTGAACAGTGCCGAAACTAACGAAGCCCTGCAAGCAGAAGCTCAACGCATCTCGCCTCTGCTCACCGATTACAGCAACGATATCCGTTTGAACGAAGCACTTTTTAAACGTGTAGAAACAGTTTACAAAACCCGCAATTACCTTTCCGCTTCACCAGAACAACATACTCTACTTGAAAAGACTTATAAGAGTTTTACTCGCAATGGTGCAAATTTATCATTGAATGATAAAGAGCATTTGCGCAGAATTGACAAGGAATTAGCGCGCCTCAAACTGAAGTTTTCAGAAAATGTATTGGCTGAAACACAGCATTATCAATGGGTGATTAGCCATAAAGAAGAGCTCAGCGGTCTACCCGACTTTGTATTAGAGATGCTCGCTACCGAAGCCAAAAAGCACCATAAAGAAGGCTGGGTGATTACCCTCGACCTGCCTGTCTATACCGCCGTGATGAAATATGCTAATAACCGTGAGTTGCGCCGTAAACTTTTTATTGACTATCACAGCCGTTGTGCAGGTGATAGTGCTTATAATAACGAAGCCAATGTGTTGCGTATCGCTGAGTTACGTGCCCAACGCGCCTCACTATTGGGTTATCCCGATTATGCCTCTTTGGTATTAGAAGAACGTATGGCAGAAACATCAGAAAAGGTAATGGATTTCTTGAATAAACTTTTAGCTAAAGCCAAACCGCAAGCAATCAAAGAATTAGAAGAGCTAAAAGCCTTTTCAGGACTTGATGACTTTCAGCAATGGGATTTTGCTTATTATGCCGAAAAACTGAAACAACAGCGCTATCAAATAGATGATTCTCTATTAAAACCCTACTTATCTTTGGATAAAGCAGTGGAAGGAATGTTTGCAGTAGCACATAAGCTCTACGGTTTGCACTTCACCCTTACCGATGAGGTAGAAAAGTATCACCCCGAAGTACAAACCTACAAAGTAACCGATGATAAAGGAGAATATCTCGCCCTTTTCTACACCGATTTCTTTCCACGTACAGGCAAACGCAATGGTGCGTGGATGACCTCTTACAAAGAGCAATACACTGATACTGAGGGAAAGGATTCGCGTCCACACATTTCCATAGTGTGTAACTTCACGCGCCCTACTGCTTCGGCTCCTTCCTTGCTCACCTTCAACGAACTGACAACTCTCTTCCACGAGTTTGGGCACGCTCTTCACGGTATGCTTTCTAAGGTTACGTATCCTTCTCTAAGCGGTACTAATGTAGCCCGCGACTTTGTAGAGCTTCCCAGCCAGCTGATGGAGAACTGGTGTTACGAAGAAGAAACCTTGCGTCTTTTTGCAACGCATTACCAAACAGGTGAGCCTTTGCCCATAGAATGGGTGCAAAAAATAAAAGAAGCCAGTGTCTTTATGGAAGGACTTTTAAGTGTGCGTCAGTTAAACTTTGGGTTCTTAGATATGGCGTGGCATACCTATCCTCATTTGGAACGCCTTGAAGATGTTCACACTTTCGAACAAACAGTTACCAAAGAAACCCAACTGTATCCAACTATGGAAGCGATGTGTATCTCGCCTGCCTTTTCACATATTTTTAGTGGAGGTTATGCCGCAGGGTATTATAGTTACAAATGGTCGGAAGTGCTAGATGCTGATGCTTTTGAAGTTTTTAAGGAAGCAAGTATTTTTAATACTGAAGTAGCTACTCGTTTCCGTGGAGAAGTGCTCAGCAAAGGCAGTAGTGAGAAGGAAATGACCCTTTACAAACGCTTTCGTGGAAAAGAGCCCTCTATAGATGCTTTAATGAGAAGAGCAGGATTCGACTTAGATAAGAGATAA
- a CDS encoding YqiA/YcfP family alpha/beta fold hydrolase, whose translation MFCTFALIMKILYLHGLDSYLQDDRRAVLTPYGEIFAPTIDYRNAPNLFAELQKEYAEVDVLIGSSLGGLIVYYLAQKLGKPCLLFNPALTYRHEVPFNTQPNLNYRAYMQIVIGLQDDVITPWESLSVLREDMSPQQNIEIHLLNTMAHTYPIEIFEKEVKEFFEVKGGSHTGR comes from the coding sequence ATGTTTTGTACTTTTGCCCTCATTATGAAAATACTCTATTTACACGGTCTCGATAGCTACTTACAAGACGATAGGCGCGCAGTGCTCACCCCTTACGGTGAAATCTTCGCCCCTACGATTGACTATCGGAATGCGCCTAACCTCTTTGCTGAGTTACAAAAAGAGTATGCTGAGGTTGATGTGCTTATAGGTTCAAGTCTTGGAGGGCTCATTGTCTATTACCTTGCTCAAAAGCTTGGAAAACCTTGCTTGTTGTTCAATCCTGCGCTTACCTATCGACACGAAGTGCCTTTTAACACCCAACCCAACCTTAATTACCGCGCTTATATGCAGATAGTTATCGGTTTGCAGGACGACGTCATTACACCGTGGGAGTCGCTATCAGTTCTCCGAGAAGATATGAGTCCTCAGCAAAATATAGAAATTCACCTCTTGAATACTATGGCACACACTTATCCCATAGAGATTTTTGAAAAAGAAGTGAAGGAGTTTTTTGAGGTAAAAGGAGGGAGCCACACTGGCAGATAG
- the hemB gene encoding porphobilinogen synthase: MYPLRRNRRLRVNDTVRSLVKETIVTPDDFLVPLFVVEGTGVKEEIASMPGYYRYSLDLLTKEVKELWSLGLKSVLLFVKVPDALKDNKGVEAANPNGLMQRAIKTVKEAVPQMLVMTDVALDPYSIYGHDGIVENGRIVNDATVNALCTMALSHAQAGADFIAPSDMMDGRILALRETLEDNSFEHVGIMAYSAKYASAFYGPFRDALDSAPVDQQDIPKDKKTYQMDYHNRLEALRETRMDIEEGADIVMVKPGLCYLDIVREVKNMSEVPVAVYQVSGEYAMLKAAAANGWLDHDAVMMEQIVSIKRAGADLIASYFAKEVVKLL, translated from the coding sequence ATGTATCCACTGAGAAGAAACCGCCGTTTGCGCGTAAACGATACGGTACGTAGTTTGGTAAAAGAAACGATTGTTACCCCCGATGATTTTCTTGTACCTCTCTTTGTAGTTGAAGGTACTGGCGTAAAAGAAGAAATAGCCTCTATGCCGGGTTATTACCGTTATAGCCTCGACCTATTAACAAAAGAAGTAAAAGAGCTTTGGAGCTTAGGACTCAAATCGGTATTACTGTTTGTGAAAGTGCCTGACGCTCTTAAAGACAACAAAGGCGTAGAAGCAGCCAACCCTAATGGCTTGATGCAACGCGCTATTAAAACTGTGAAAGAAGCAGTGCCCCAAATGCTCGTAATGACTGATGTAGCACTCGACCCTTATTCCATTTATGGTCACGATGGCATTGTGGAAAACGGACGCATTGTGAACGATGCTACTGTAAATGCTCTTTGTACAATGGCACTCTCACACGCTCAGGCAGGTGCTGATTTCATCGCGCCCAGCGATATGATGGACGGACGTATCCTCGCCTTGCGTGAAACCCTTGAAGACAATAGCTTTGAGCACGTAGGGATAATGGCTTATAGTGCCAAGTACGCCTCAGCTTTCTACGGACCTTTCCGCGATGCACTCGACAGTGCTCCCGTAGACCAACAGGATATCCCTAAGGATAAGAAAACTTACCAAATGGACTATCACAACCGCCTCGAAGCTTTACGCGAAACCCGTATGGATATAGAGGAAGGTGCTGATATTGTGATGGTAAAACCAGGGCTTTGCTATTTAGACATCGTTCGCGAGGTGAAGAATATGAGCGAAGTGCCCGTGGCTGTTTACCAAGTATCGGGTGAATACGCAATGCTGAAAGCTGCTGCTGCCAACGGTTGGCTCGATCACGATGCTGTAATGATGGAACAAATTGTGAGCATCAAGCGTGCTGGTGCCGACCTTATCGCTAGCTATTTTGCTAAGGAAGTCGTAAAACTTTTATAG
- a CDS encoding c-type cytochrome, producing the protein MKKHFLSFATMALLTACGGGTNNNNTTTDSTTQEATTTVPASSNTASEPDFPDWQNNKGIGPVKTITPPLADTPDAAMVAKGEETFNTYCTVCHRPKKRLTGPAMIGLLDRRTPEWVMNMILNPDVMEKQDPIAKKLIEEYNTLMLNQRLNEQQARELLEYIRTIK; encoded by the coding sequence ATGAAAAAACACTTTTTATCATTCGCCACTATGGCACTTTTAACCGCTTGTGGTGGCGGAACGAACAACAATAACACCACCACCGATAGTACTACCCAAGAGGCAACAACTACTGTACCTGCCTCTTCAAACACTGCCTCAGAGCCCGATTTTCCTGATTGGCAAAACAACAAAGGGATAGGTCCCGTGAAGACCATCACCCCACCCTTAGCTGATACCCCCGATGCAGCAATGGTAGCCAAAGGAGAGGAGACTTTCAATACCTATTGCACCGTGTGCCACCGTCCTAAAAAGCGACTCACAGGACCTGCAATGATAGGTTTGCTCGACCGCCGTACGCCAGAGTGGGTGATGAATATGATTCTCAATCCCGATGTGATGGAGAAGCAAGACCCTATCGCCAAGAAGTTGATAGAAGAGTACAACACCTTAATGCTCAACCAGCGCTTGAACGAACAGCAAGCTCGTGAACTTTTGGAATATATCAGAACAATAAAATAA